In a single window of the Limnochorda sp. L945t genome:
- a CDS encoding ABC transporter substrate-binding protein has translation MRRWITLAVALTLVGVVATGGLAQEAKRGGTLQVVMPWGTMVYNGNPFLPGGQNMPATMATIYEGLYYINETNGQERPRLGVSYQWSADNLRLTVKTRQGVLWSDGKPFSAKDVAFTFNYIKQHPAADLAAVWKGGLERVETTDDHTVVFTFSSPNTPLWYYLAMVPIVPEHVWSKVDDPMSFTNREPVGTGPFVLKSFTPQSMTVVRNPRYWMEGRPYIDAITYRAVDSNTTVLLMMLRNEADVTYTFFPDPAKSFAARDPAVHKFWWPVNNTNILYLNTAKEPFNDSRFRKAVAMALDRQAMAERAYYGVVKPAHPTGIVPGQVGQWIDPSLEKQAFQYDPAGARQLLQQAGFRWNSAGDLLGPDGKKLPALRILVGSGWTDFITMAQIISQNLAAIGIETVIDQQPWNSYITSLMSGTYDMAISWGSGTGPTPYYLYYMEFSPEFSGAKIGDTATSNWARFTDPAITEALARYRRTSDRSQQKQAIETIAGIVLDKVPFIPLTERTNFLDYNESRFTGWPSADDPYNGGDPPDGIGAVWMFLNVHLK, from the coding sequence ATGCGTCGATGGATCACGCTGGCCGTGGCCCTTACCCTCGTCGGGGTGGTGGCGACCGGAGGGCTCGCCCAGGAGGCCAAGCGCGGCGGCACGCTGCAGGTGGTCATGCCATGGGGGACCATGGTGTACAACGGTAACCCCTTCCTCCCCGGCGGGCAAAACATGCCGGCCACTATGGCGACCATCTACGAGGGCCTGTACTACATCAACGAGACCAACGGCCAGGAACGGCCGCGCCTGGGCGTCTCGTACCAGTGGAGCGCGGATAACCTGCGGCTCACGGTCAAGACCCGGCAGGGCGTGCTCTGGAGCGACGGTAAGCCGTTCAGCGCGAAAGACGTGGCCTTCACCTTCAACTACATCAAGCAGCATCCCGCCGCCGACCTGGCGGCCGTTTGGAAGGGAGGCCTCGAGAGGGTCGAGACGACCGACGACCATACGGTGGTCTTCACCTTCTCCTCGCCCAACACTCCCCTCTGGTACTACCTGGCCATGGTCCCGATCGTGCCCGAGCACGTCTGGTCCAAGGTCGACGACCCCATGAGCTTCACCAACCGAGAGCCGGTCGGCACCGGGCCCTTCGTGCTGAAGAGCTTCACACCCCAGTCCATGACGGTGGTACGCAACCCCCGCTACTGGATGGAGGGACGGCCCTACATCGACGCGATCACGTACCGGGCGGTCGACTCCAACACCACCGTGCTCCTGATGATGCTGCGCAACGAGGCGGACGTCACCTACACCTTCTTCCCGGATCCGGCCAAGTCGTTCGCCGCCCGAGACCCAGCGGTGCACAAGTTCTGGTGGCCCGTCAACAACACCAACATCCTCTACCTCAACACCGCCAAGGAGCCTTTCAACGATAGCCGGTTCCGTAAGGCGGTGGCGATGGCCCTCGACCGCCAGGCCATGGCGGAGCGGGCTTACTACGGCGTGGTCAAGCCTGCCCACCCGACGGGGATCGTCCCGGGACAGGTCGGGCAGTGGATCGACCCGTCCCTCGAGAAGCAGGCCTTCCAGTACGACCCGGCCGGGGCCCGGCAGCTCTTGCAGCAGGCGGGATTCCGGTGGAACTCGGCGGGCGACCTGCTCGGCCCGGACGGCAAGAAGCTCCCGGCGTTGCGCATCCTGGTGGGCTCGGGCTGGACGGACTTCATCACCATGGCCCAGATCATTTCGCAGAACCTGGCCGCCATCGGCATCGAGACCGTCATCGACCAGCAGCCCTGGAATAGCTACATCACCTCTCTCATGAGCGGTACCTACGACATGGCGATCTCGTGGGGTTCCGGGACCGGGCCGACGCCTTACTACCTGTACTACATGGAGTTCAGCCCGGAGTTCTCGGGGGCCAAGATCGGCGACACGGCGACCTCCAACTGGGCAAGGTTCACCGATCCGGCCATCACCGAGGCCCTTGCCCGGTACCGGCGCACGAGCGACCGGTCGCAACAGAAGCAGGCCATCGAAACCATCGCCGGGATCGTGTTGGACAAGGTGCCGTTCATCCCGCTGACGGAACGCACCAACTTCCTGGACTACAACGAGTCACGCTTCACAGGTTGGCCGTCGGCGGACGACCCGTACAACGGGGGTGACCCGCCGGACGGCATCGGGGCGGTCTGGATGTTCCTCAACGTGCACTTGAAGTAG